A window from uncultured Desulfobacter sp. encodes these proteins:
- a CDS encoding rubrerythrin, with translation MASLKGTKTEKNLMTAFAGESQARMRYTYFASQAKKDGYVQISDIFTETANQEKEHAKRFFKFLEGGEVEITSSFPAGVIGTTLENLKAAAAGENEEWSQMYPDFATVAREEGFDAIAMVFDMVSVAEKQHEKRYNDLAANIEAGKVFKKDAPVTWRCRNCGYLHEGTEAVEMCPACAHPQAHFEVLGENW, from the coding sequence ATGGCAAGTCTAAAAGGAACCAAAACAGAAAAAAATCTGATGACCGCTTTTGCCGGTGAGTCCCAGGCAAGAATGCGCTACACCTATTTTGCAAGTCAGGCAAAAAAAGACGGATATGTGCAGATTTCAGACATTTTTACCGAAACAGCCAACCAGGAAAAAGAGCATGCAAAACGCTTCTTTAAATTTCTTGAAGGCGGCGAGGTTGAGATCACCAGTTCTTTTCCTGCCGGTGTCATCGGCACCACCCTGGAAAATCTGAAAGCTGCGGCTGCCGGAGAAAACGAAGAGTGGTCCCAGATGTATCCGGATTTTGCCACCGTTGCCAGAGAAGAGGGTTTTGATGCCATTGCCATGGTTTTTGACATGGTGTCTGTTGCTGAAAAACAGCATGAAAAAAGATACAATGACCTGGCGGCCAATATTGAAGCCGGTAAGGTGTTCAAAAAAGATGCCCCTGTCACCTGGCGCTGCAGAAATTGCGGCTATCTGCATGAAGGCACCGAAGCAGTTGAAATGTGCCCGGCCTGTGCGCATCCCCAGGCTCATTTCGAGGTTCTTGGTGAAAACTGGTAA
- a CDS encoding Fur family transcriptional regulator has translation MDLFYKKCKENKLKITPQRAAIYKVLTASVSHPSAEQIHKEVKKQFPNISIDTVNRTLLTFAGANMIDVVEGHGDPRRFDPNQNVHHHFYCVSCHNIFDFQADLLDSLKLPPDMEKNFLITGKRICLSGYCDQCRSKTTEPKQ, from the coding sequence TTGGATCTATTCTACAAAAAATGCAAGGAAAACAAGCTGAAAATTACGCCGCAAAGGGCAGCAATATACAAGGTGTTAACAGCCTCTGTTTCCCACCCCAGCGCAGAACAGATTCACAAAGAGGTAAAAAAACAATTCCCCAATATCAGCATAGATACAGTAAACCGGACGCTTTTAACCTTTGCAGGCGCCAATATGATTGATGTTGTGGAAGGTCATGGCGACCCCAGACGGTTTGATCCGAATCAAAACGTTCATCACCATTTTTACTGCGTATCCTGTCACAATATATTTGATTTTCAGGCAGATCTCCTGGATAGTTTAAAACTGCCCCCGGACATGGAAAAAAATTTTTTGATCACCGGAAAAAGGATCTGCCTTTCAGGTTATTGTGATCAGTGCCGCAGCAAAACGACTGAACCCAAACAATAA
- the aroB gene encoding 3-dehydroquinate synthase, which translates to MIKTFTVEGRQSRSDIHVGATLSSVKGYMPDQGSVVIVTDENILKHYRASFPAGHVITIGTGEKIKTLATVEYILREMIKAGCDRSSFLLAIGGGIVCDIAGFAASVFLRGIRFGFVSTSLLSQVDASVGGKNGVNLDAFKNMVGVFCQPQFVLCDIDMLSTLPDKEISNGLAEIVKHGLINDRALLEFIENNRNKALALDRETVFRMVADSVAIKSRVVQADEREAGERRKLNFGHTIGHAFEKLNPSGHGRAVAAGMVAAAQFSQQKGFINQGDVERIKELLSGLRLPVAFDFPPEQIIEAASRDKKKQGDHLFFVFLEQIGQARVENISYDELNAFIRGYFA; encoded by the coding sequence ATGATTAAAACGTTTACGGTTGAAGGTCGGCAGAGCAGATCTGATATCCATGTGGGAGCAACCCTGTCCAGTGTAAAAGGCTATATGCCGGATCAGGGTTCTGTAGTTATTGTTACCGATGAAAACATCCTCAAACATTACAGGGCGTCATTTCCGGCCGGTCATGTAATCACCATCGGTACCGGGGAAAAAATCAAAACCCTTGCGACGGTGGAATACATCCTGCGGGAAATGATTAAAGCCGGGTGCGACAGGTCAAGTTTTTTACTGGCCATCGGCGGCGGTATTGTCTGTGACATTGCCGGATTTGCGGCATCTGTCTTCCTAAGGGGCATCCGATTCGGATTTGTTTCAACCTCTCTTCTCTCCCAGGTCGATGCCAGCGTTGGCGGCAAAAACGGCGTCAATCTGGATGCCTTTAAAAATATGGTCGGGGTATTCTGCCAACCGCAGTTTGTGCTGTGTGACATTGATATGCTCTCCACCCTGCCGGACAAGGAAATTTCCAACGGCCTGGCCGAGATTGTCAAACATGGACTGATCAACGACCGAGCTCTTTTAGAGTTTATTGAAAACAACCGGAACAAAGCCCTGGCCCTGGACCGGGAAACGGTTTTCCGGATGGTGGCCGATTCCGTGGCCATCAAATCCCGTGTGGTCCAGGCCGATGAACGGGAGGCCGGAGAGCGCCGCAAGCTGAACTTCGGGCACACCATCGGACATGCATTTGAAAAACTCAACCCCAGCGGCCATGGCCGTGCGGTTGCGGCAGGTATGGTGGCGGCAGCACAATTCTCCCAGCAAAAAGGATTCATCAATCAAGGGGATGTGGAACGAATCAAAGAGTTGCTTTCAGGCCTGAGACTTCCAGTCGCCTTTGACTTCCCGCCGGAGCAAATTATTGAAGCGGCTTCCAGGGATAAGAAAAAACAGGGTGACCACCTCTTTTTTGTTTTCCTTGAGCAGATCGGGCAGGCCCGGGTGGAGAACATAAGCTATGACGAGCTAAATGCTTTTATTCGTGGCTATTTTGCCTGA
- a CDS encoding response regulator transcription factor translates to MQLKVLIADDHAIIREGLRSLLENRGIQVMDIAKNGREAVEKAIALKPDIVMMDISMPDLNGVEATARIREELPHTRVIALSMHSSKKIIDQMFDSGASGYILKESAFDEIYDAIQEVLRTNFYLTPAIARMCTDDNGRDRSAREAQPQFNKISRKEREVLQLIAEGKKTREIAETMGVSIKTVETHRRNIMKKLNIFSVAGLTKYAILEDIIALE, encoded by the coding sequence ATGCAGTTAAAAGTCCTCATAGCTGACGACCATGCCATCATCCGGGAAGGATTGCGAAGCCTTCTGGAAAACAGGGGTATACAGGTGATGGATATTGCAAAAAACGGTAGAGAGGCCGTTGAAAAGGCCATTGCCCTTAAGCCGGATATTGTGATGATGGATATTTCCATGCCTGATCTTAACGGTGTGGAAGCCACAGCCAGAATCAGGGAAGAGCTCCCCCACACAAGGGTGATCGCCTTGTCTATGCATTCAAGCAAAAAAATTATTGATCAAATGTTTGATTCGGGCGCTTCGGGCTATATTCTTAAAGAGTCTGCCTTTGATGAGATCTATGATGCTATCCAGGAAGTGCTTCGGACTAATTTTTATTTGACACCCGCCATTGCCAGGATGTGTACCGATGACAATGGCAGAGATCGCAGCGCACGAGAGGCACAGCCCCAATTCAATAAAATTTCCCGCAAGGAACGCGAAGTCCTGCAATTGATTGCCGAAGGCAAAAAAACCAGGGAAATTGCCGAAACAATGGGGGTCAGCATTAAGACTGTGGAAACCCATCGAAGAAATATTATGAAAAAACTCAATATTTTTTCAGTGGCCGGGTTAACAAAATATGCCATCCTTGAAGACATTATCGCTTTGGAATAA
- a CDS encoding response regulator, translating into MEHITTATQFEKTDAVEALANGIAHDVNNLLTAIKGHASLMLNNVNPTDPLYGHIIEILSSVDKGSDLANQLLGFAMADEVYLTRMDANRLVRSVVETLNLKGKRIILDVSLDPKPLIIKGDPEKIKQVVTAIVKNGLQAMPAGGKLSVRTEAAAILNGTADDFGVESGFFCKITISDTGIRMDSATLERIFKAFYSHNHNQFPEKKGLGLTFAKKIVKHHHGVIDVWSSLNVGSSFSIILPLAEHNLNHLDDIPSAQDELKLGHECVLLVDDEERILNVGKTICKALGYTVFTADSGEKALKLYTEKKNDINVVVLDMIMPGMDGLEVFMALKKINPNIKVLLSTGYAIDENAQEMLRQGCKGYILKPYSVVDFSHKLREILG; encoded by the coding sequence ATGGAACATATTACTACTGCAACTCAGTTTGAAAAAACAGATGCCGTGGAGGCCCTTGCCAACGGAATTGCCCATGACGTCAACAATCTGCTGACCGCCATCAAGGGACATGCCTCCCTGATGCTGAACAATGTTAACCCCACAGATCCGCTTTACGGCCACATTATTGAAATTTTGTCCAGCGTTGATAAGGGCTCCGATCTTGCCAACCAACTGCTGGGATTTGCCATGGCCGATGAGGTCTATTTAACGCGTATGGATGCCAACAGGCTTGTGCGCTCGGTGGTGGAAACCCTTAACCTGAAAGGCAAGCGGATCATCCTGGATGTAAGCCTCGATCCCAAGCCCTTGATTATCAAAGGCGATCCTGAAAAAATTAAACAGGTGGTCACAGCTATCGTCAAAAATGGATTGCAGGCCATGCCTGCCGGGGGCAAACTTTCCGTGCGCACGGAAGCTGCCGCTATTTTAAACGGCACCGCAGACGACTTTGGGGTGGAATCCGGTTTTTTTTGTAAAATTACCATATCCGATACCGGCATCCGCATGGACAGCGCGACCCTGGAACGAATATTTAAAGCCTTTTATTCCCACAACCATAATCAGTTCCCTGAAAAAAAGGGACTGGGGCTTACCTTTGCAAAGAAAATCGTAAAACATCACCACGGCGTCATTGATGTATGGAGTTCTTTGAATGTCGGATCTTCGTTTTCCATAATCCTGCCCCTGGCAGAGCATAACCTCAACCACCTGGATGATATACCTTCCGCCCAGGATGAACTCAAGCTTGGTCATGAATGCGTGCTTTTGGTGGATGATGAAGAGCGTATTCTCAACGTTGGAAAAACAATATGCAAAGCCTTGGGGTATACGGTTTTTACGGCGGATTCCGGTGAAAAGGCATTGAAACTATATACAGAAAAAAAGAACGACATCAATGTTGTGGTTTTGGACATGATCATGCCGGGCATGGATGGGCTGGAGGTGTTCATGGCGTTGAAAAAAATCAACCCTAATATTAAGGTGTTGCTCTCCACAGGATATGCCATTGATGAAAATGCCCAGGAGATGCTTAGACAAGGTTGCAAAGGATATATTCTCAAGCCCTATTCCGTGGTGGATTTTTCACATAAGTTAAGAGAGATTCTTGGGTGA
- a CDS encoding septum site-determining protein MinC produces the protein MINFDNTAPVKLKGAGGGLWITIDPSHPESEIIAEIDRLLKKLKHLAINADVILDIGDADGQEELVGRIKSHLESNFELGTISTSPKKRSIPTERRRQRDLSKGWNHHKSDVLMLRGRVRSGQKINARKHLVITGDVNPGAELTAGGDVIVLGTLAGKVHAGYPENDGAIVFSLVFNPSLVKIGLVTASGAGEPGTQGPEFACVEQDGIVVKNYMKENPFKRMPWPEVI, from the coding sequence ATGATAAATTTTGATAACACCGCTCCTGTAAAGCTCAAAGGTGCCGGTGGCGGGTTGTGGATTACCATAGACCCTTCCCATCCGGAGTCTGAAATCATTGCTGAAATTGACAGGTTGTTGAAAAAATTAAAACATCTGGCCATAAATGCGGATGTGATCCTCGATATCGGTGATGCCGATGGGCAAGAAGAACTGGTTGGCAGGATAAAATCACACCTGGAAAGCAATTTCGAGCTTGGTACGATTTCAACCTCCCCCAAAAAACGATCTATTCCAACCGAACGTCGCCGCCAACGGGATCTGTCCAAGGGCTGGAACCATCATAAAAGTGATGTCCTTATGCTGCGGGGACGGGTGCGTTCCGGTCAGAAAATAAATGCCAGAAAGCATCTGGTTATTACAGGGGACGTGAACCCCGGAGCCGAACTCACCGCAGGCGGCGATGTCATTGTGCTTGGCACCCTGGCAGGAAAAGTACATGCTGGATACCCGGAAAACGACGGAGCCATAGTATTTTCCCTGGTATTTAACCCAAGTCTGGTAAAAATCGGACTGGTCACTGCCAGCGGCGCCGGCGAACCGGGCACCCAGGGGCCTGAATTTGCCTGTGTGGAGCAGGACGGGATTGTGGTTAAAAATTATATGAAAGAAAATCCGTTCAAACGGATGCCCTGGCCGGAAGTGATTTAA
- the minD gene encoding septum site-determining protein MinD, with protein MEGKIIVVTSGKGGVGKTTATSSLGAALALEGKRVAIVDMDIGLRNLDVVMGLENRIVFNIVDVVQGRCKIDQAAIRDRRIDNLFLIPASQSDNKDVLTPEGVERVAKELRTKFDYVIMDSPAGIERGFENSVAGANEAVVVCTPDVSAVRDADRVIGLLYARSLEPKLIVNRIEPARVERGEMLSHEDVLDILSIDLVGLVPMDEKVLISSNTGTPLVLQNDSIAGQAFRRIAKRLNGEDVPIQTPNRKTSVWSKLGKTFGLR; from the coding sequence TTGGAAGGAAAAATTATTGTCGTAACATCTGGAAAGGGCGGCGTGGGTAAAACAACAGCGACCTCTTCCCTTGGCGCAGCACTGGCACTTGAAGGAAAACGGGTTGCCATTGTGGATATGGATATCGGACTGCGTAACCTTGATGTGGTCATGGGCCTGGAAAACCGGATTGTTTTTAATATTGTGGATGTGGTCCAGGGCCGGTGCAAGATTGACCAGGCCGCCATCCGGGACAGACGTATTGACAATCTTTTTCTGATTCCGGCCTCCCAAAGTGACAATAAAGATGTGCTGACACCGGAAGGGGTTGAGCGGGTGGCCAAGGAGCTGCGAACAAAATTTGATTATGTGATCATGGACTCTCCGGCCGGCATCGAAAGAGGGTTTGAAAATTCCGTTGCCGGTGCCAATGAAGCGGTTGTGGTCTGTACGCCGGATGTCTCCGCCGTCAGGGATGCCGATCGGGTTATCGGTCTTTTGTACGCCCGCTCCCTTGAACCTAAACTCATTGTCAACCGTATTGAACCCGCCCGTGTGGAGCGTGGTGAAATGCTAAGTCATGAAGATGTACTGGATATATTGTCCATTGATCTGGTAGGCCTTGTGCCCATGGATGAAAAGGTGCTCATCTCCTCGAACACCGGTACACCCCTGGTGCTCCAGAACGATTCCATTGCCGGACAGGCCTTTCGACGGATTGCCAAACGTCTGAATGGAGAGGATGTCCCCATTCAGACGCCGAATCGAAAAACCAGCGTATGGAGCAAACTGGGTAAAACTTTCGGGTTAAGATAA
- the minE gene encoding cell division topological specificity factor MinE has product MLQEFLRRFTGQKRSSDEAKKRLQFSLIYDKLEVNDTTLTDLQTDIVNVISKYFEIDKEALELKVKNDKDVSALVFNTPILHVKRKGA; this is encoded by the coding sequence ATGCTGCAAGAATTTTTGAGACGGTTCACAGGCCAGAAAAGAAGTAGTGACGAAGCAAAAAAGCGGCTTCAATTTTCTTTAATTTACGATAAGCTGGAAGTGAACGATACAACTTTGACAGATCTTCAGACGGATATCGTTAATGTGATATCAAAGTATTTTGAAATTGATAAAGAAGCATTGGAGCTTAAGGTCAAAAATGATAAAGATGTCTCTGCTCTGGTGTTTAATACCCCCATTCTTCATGTAAAAAGAAAAGGGGCATAG
- the aspS gene encoding aspartate--tRNA ligase gives MTDLLGDMKRTHTCIELGESHIGQDVVLMGWVQHRRDHGGVIFVDLRDREGITQVVFDPSVAEAVHAKAQEIRSEFVLGIKGKVSGRPADMVNPRMATGAIEVLVDELRIFSKAKTPAFQIEDRVDASETIRLQYRYLDLRRTQLKNNILARHKTTMTVRNFLDANGFIDIETPFLTKSTPEGARDYLVPSRVNQGDFYALPQSPQLFKQLLMVAGFDRYYQIVKCFRDEDLRADRQPEFTQIDMELSFVDEYQVMEITENLIKAIFKNVLDIDFSEPFPSMTWAESMDRFGLDRPDLRFGLELKNVSDIVANANFKVFASVVKNGGLVKAINAKGCGDFSRKQIDELTEFAAVYRAKGLAWIKIKEDQWQSPIAKFFSDDEKQALKQRLDLEPGDIVFFVADQPKVTNEALGQLRNELARRLGLIDDNEFKFTWITHFPMFEYDETEKRYQALHHPFTAPMESDLDKLETNPLEVNSRAYDLVLNGIEIGGGSIRIHDSELQQRVLKCLGIGEEEAKEKFGFLLEALTFGAPPHGGLAFGLDRLVMLLCHEDSIRNVIAFPKTQKATCLMTQAPSKATPAQLQELAIKTVKPIE, from the coding sequence GTGACTGATTTACTTGGAGATATGAAACGCACACACACCTGCATTGAGTTGGGAGAAAGCCATATCGGCCAGGACGTTGTACTCATGGGGTGGGTTCAGCACCGCCGGGACCACGGCGGCGTTATTTTTGTGGACCTTCGGGACCGGGAAGGCATTACCCAGGTCGTTTTTGATCCGTCAGTCGCCGAGGCTGTCCATGCAAAAGCCCAGGAAATCAGAAGCGAATTTGTCCTTGGCATCAAAGGTAAGGTGTCGGGCAGACCTGCCGACATGGTAAACCCCAGGATGGCCACAGGCGCCATAGAGGTGCTTGTTGACGAGTTGAGAATTTTTTCCAAAGCCAAAACACCGGCATTTCAGATTGAAGACCGGGTGGATGCATCGGAAACCATCCGCCTGCAGTACCGGTATCTGGATTTAAGACGCACCCAGCTTAAAAACAATATCCTGGCACGCCACAAAACCACCATGACGGTTCGAAATTTTCTGGATGCCAATGGCTTTATTGATATTGAAACCCCGTTTCTGACCAAAAGCACCCCCGAAGGTGCCAGGGATTACCTGGTTCCCTCCCGGGTCAATCAGGGTGACTTTTATGCCCTGCCCCAGTCTCCCCAGCTGTTCAAACAGCTTTTGATGGTTGCCGGCTTTGACCGCTATTACCAGATCGTAAAATGCTTCAGGGACGAGGACCTGCGGGCGGACCGTCAGCCCGAATTCACCCAGATCGATATGGAGCTCTCCTTTGTGGATGAATACCAGGTCATGGAAATTACCGAAAATTTGATCAAGGCCATATTCAAAAATGTGCTGGATATAGACTTTTCCGAGCCCTTCCCCAGCATGACCTGGGCCGAGTCCATGGACCGGTTCGGTTTAGACCGCCCGGACTTAAGGTTTGGCCTGGAATTGAAAAATGTCTCCGACATTGTGGCCAATGCGAATTTTAAGGTGTTTGCTTCTGTGGTTAAAAACGGCGGGCTGGTCAAGGCGATCAATGCCAAGGGCTGTGGGGATTTTTCCAGAAAACAGATTGATGAGCTTACCGAATTTGCAGCCGTTTACAGAGCCAAGGGCCTGGCCTGGATCAAAATAAAGGAAGACCAGTGGCAGTCTCCCATTGCAAAATTTTTCTCTGATGATGAAAAACAAGCCTTAAAACAGCGCCTGGATCTTGAACCCGGTGATATTGTCTTTTTTGTGGCAGACCAGCCCAAGGTCACCAATGAAGCGCTGGGGCAGTTGAGAAACGAGCTGGCACGCAGGCTTGGGCTCATTGATGACAACGAGTTCAAATTTACCTGGATCACCCATTTCCCCATGTTTGAATATGATGAAACGGAAAAACGGTACCAGGCCCTGCATCATCCGTTCACGGCCCCCATGGAATCGGATCTGGACAAACTGGAAACCAATCCTTTGGAAGTCAACTCCCGGGCCTATGACCTGGTTCTCAACGGCATTGAGATCGGTGGCGGCAGTATCCGTATCCATGACAGCGAACTGCAGCAGCGGGTGCTCAAATGCTTAGGTATCGGAGAAGAGGAAGCCAAAGAAAAGTTCGGATTCCTGTTGGAAGCGCTGACCTTTGGTGCACCGCCCCACGGCGGTTTGGCTTTTGGCCTGGATCGTCTGGTTATGCTGCTTTGCCATGAGGATTCCATCCGCAATGTCATAGCCTTCCCCAAAACCCAGAAGGCCACATGCCTAATGACCCAGGCGCCCTCAAAAGCGACGCCTGCACAGCTCCAGGAACTGGCCATTAAAACGGTTAAGCCCATAGAGTAG
- the hisS gene encoding histidine--tRNA ligase, with product MQTIRGFRDILPEQIALWQKVEQEAAALFESFGYKEIRIPIVEKTALFARSIGETTDIVEKEMYTFEDRKGEMLTLRPEATASICRAYIQHKMYAAEPVRKFYLAGPMFRRERPQKGRYRQFYQIDAEVFGVDSPYIDSELIFLLHTLLHRLGLEGLSAHINSLGCPTCRPDFQKALLDFLGERKENLCENCKRRLVKNPLRILDCKVETCRQALEGSPATVDHLCPDCHTHFETVKRSLEKLGVDFMVDDTLVRGLDYYTRTAWELQTTALGAQSAVAGGGRYDRLVEELGGPSTPAIGFAIGFDRLVEVMEQLGNQVDEKGPDLFIVSLGEDAQAHAFEWSCRLNAMGIRTDTDFRGKSMKSLMKRANKLNAAFVLIVGDNEIAQKKLVLRNMETTDQAEIGLDSLVDDLAKLIKI from the coding sequence ATGCAGACCATACGCGGATTCAGAGATATTTTACCAGAGCAAATTGCTCTGTGGCAAAAGGTGGAACAAGAAGCGGCAGCCCTTTTTGAGTCCTTTGGATACAAAGAAATCCGTATCCCCATCGTGGAAAAAACAGCATTGTTTGCCCGGAGCATCGGAGAAACAACCGATATTGTTGAAAAGGAGATGTATACCTTTGAAGACAGAAAAGGGGAGATGCTTACGCTGCGGCCCGAGGCCACAGCATCCATTTGCAGGGCGTACATCCAGCATAAAATGTATGCGGCCGAACCGGTTCGCAAATTTTATCTGGCAGGGCCCATGTTCCGCCGGGAGCGTCCGCAAAAAGGACGCTATCGCCAGTTTTACCAGATTGACGCAGAGGTTTTCGGGGTAGACTCCCCGTATATTGACAGTGAACTGATTTTTCTTTTGCACACACTGCTGCACCGTCTTGGATTAGAAGGCCTCTCAGCCCATATCAACAGCCTTGGCTGTCCGACCTGCCGCCCTGATTTTCAAAAAGCCCTGCTGGATTTTCTAGGTGAACGAAAAGAGAATCTGTGCGAGAACTGCAAACGCAGGCTGGTTAAAAATCCGTTGAGGATTCTGGACTGTAAAGTCGAAACATGCAGACAGGCCCTTGAAGGCTCGCCGGCCACCGTGGATCATCTGTGCCCGGACTGCCATACCCATTTTGAAACCGTGAAAAGAAGCCTTGAAAAACTGGGCGTGGATTTCATGGTTGACGACACCCTGGTTCGCGGGCTTGATTACTATACCCGTACGGCCTGGGAACTTCAGACCACAGCACTTGGCGCCCAGTCCGCCGTTGCCGGCGGTGGGCGGTACGACCGCCTGGTGGAGGAGCTTGGCGGTCCTTCGACACCGGCCATCGGATTTGCCATCGGATTTGACCGCCTGGTGGAAGTGATGGAACAGCTTGGCAACCAGGTTGATGAAAAAGGTCCGGACCTTTTTATTGTCAGCCTGGGTGAAGATGCCCAGGCCCATGCCTTTGAATGGTCCTGCCGGCTCAATGCCATGGGCATTAGAACAGACACGGATTTTCGTGGAAAAAGCATGAAATCATTGATGAAACGGGCAAACAAGCTTAATGCCGCGTTTGTTCTCATTGTCGGAGACAATGAAATTGCCCAGAAAAAACTTGTGCTGCGAAACATGGAGACCACGGATCAGGCTGAAATCGGTCTGGATAGCCTGGTGGATGATTTAGCAAAATTAATTAAAATTTAA
- a CDS encoding ATP-grasp domain-containing protein: MQLTGLKYGKQLMDTVDFPVAETLTENATKEQIEALIKKGGKVVVKPSFMGSAGKKGKAGLVKIVDNYADANQARKDLCFAEYKQGNTTHKANGCTFEEFVASDAEIYVSITTSTITRTPTMLLIVEGGVEVEELPADKKAIVPFNPNEGLRGYHINDALIKLGCPKPFISPLVQQLPKLWDLYNNYGLTMIELNPIRMKKGKRPLPVACDVKAAFDQDDPAHTRIKFPKEVFATELTDFETEINQLRTYQGQSDVVELNPNGTILPFMFGGGANSAATEVLGDKAMFSSDFGGNPPYAKMKEIASICYRHFLKNANIVQIIGGKANNTDIFVTIKAMLDALRENIALNPDVQVVIGRGGPNVVQGMIYARDLLDSMKVPYKMFGFDSSMIGVLNYTMELDNWIIANKK, encoded by the coding sequence ATGCAACTAACTGGATTAAAATACGGAAAGCAATTGATGGACACGGTTGATTTCCCCGTAGCAGAGACCCTGACAGAAAATGCTACCAAAGAACAGATTGAAGCGCTGATCAAAAAAGGCGGAAAAGTTGTTGTTAAACCGTCTTTCATGGGCAGTGCCGGTAAAAAAGGCAAAGCCGGACTGGTAAAAATTGTCGACAACTATGCAGACGCCAACCAAGCCAGAAAAGACCTTTGTTTTGCCGAATATAAGCAAGGCAATACGACACATAAAGCAAACGGTTGCACATTTGAAGAATTTGTAGCCTCCGATGCAGAAATTTATGTAAGTATTACAACTTCTACCATCACCAGAACCCCGACCATGCTGTTGATTGTTGAAGGTGGTGTTGAAGTTGAAGAACTGCCTGCTGACAAAAAAGCCATCGTTCCCTTTAACCCCAATGAAGGCCTCAGAGGCTATCATATCAATGACGCATTGATTAAACTGGGATGCCCGAAACCTTTCATCAGCCCGCTGGTACAGCAGCTTCCCAAACTGTGGGATCTTTATAACAATTATGGTCTGACCATGATTGAGCTTAACCCCATTCGTATGAAAAAAGGCAAACGCCCCCTTCCGGTTGCATGTGACGTTAAAGCCGCATTTGACCAGGACGATCCCGCACATACCCGTATCAAATTCCCGAAAGAAGTATTTGCTACCGAACTGACTGATTTCGAAACTGAAATCAACCAGCTGAGAACCTATCAGGGACAGAGCGACGTTGTGGAACTGAACCCCAACGGAACCATCCTGCCCTTCATGTTCGGTGGTGGTGCCAACAGTGCTGCCACTGAGGTTCTGGGTGACAAAGCGATGTTCTCATCCGACTTTGGTGGAAACCCGCCCTATGCAAAGATGAAAGAAATAGCAAGCATTTGTTACAGACACTTCCTGAAAAATGCCAATATTGTTCAGATTATTGGTGGTAAAGCCAACAACACCGATATTTTCGTTACCATCAAAGCAATGCTGGACGCCTTGAGAGAAAACATTGCACTGAATCCTGATGTTCAGGTTGTAATCGGTCGTGGTGGTCCAAACGTTGTGCAGGGAATGATTTATGCCCGTGACCTTCTTGACAGTATGAAAGTTCCTTATAAAATGTTCGGTTTCGACAGTAGTATGATTGGCGTATTGAATTACACCATGGAACTGGATAACTGGATTATAGCAAATAAAAAATAA